The following DNA comes from Salvia splendens isolate huo1 chromosome 17, SspV2, whole genome shotgun sequence.
AAATAATTATGTCCgtatatgaaaaaaatactactatcatCTAACAAATTGTTattgtataattatatttaaacaTATTAATATCGTTATTTTTCTATACATGATATTCATTAAAGCTAAACAAAGAAGCATGCACTCATGCAAACCAATTTTCCTTTGTTGTCTATAGAGGAGTTTTTGTCAAAATCAAAGAGTTTAGTTGCAAAATCATGATAAGGCTAGCTAGCTAGAACACAAATATTATTATCTCTTTAAATCATTTAGTGATGATTTACACTTAAAAAGAAGAATACAATAGTAAGTGACATGATTAGGACCTAGAAATACATAAGAGTAACCTGTCAGCATAATAATACACACAATAAATAGCATTGTCATCAAGAAAACTTCTTCTTACCCTTTCATGAATCTTCAACTACAAAGTGAAAGCAGCAATAACAAGGGTACCTGAGGAGCTGCTGCTTTTAAGAAGCCTTTCATGAATCTTGTGTTTACAGCGCGATATCCAGAAGCCGGTCTCTCACCGCGTACAAGTCTCTTGGTTTTGTATAACTGCTAGCCATAACCTTTGCCACTAAAGGAGGTTGATGCAGTTGTTCTTCATAAGCGGAAGCAGATGCAGCTGCCTGATTATCTGCGTTTATCCCCTCAGTCAGGGAGAACCCGAAGAGCCTGCAGCTGTCTTTACACATCGACACGAAGTTCTGGCTGTCCCTAAACAGGGGTTGAGTAAGGAGAGGGCGATGAGTTGACACCGTTGGGCTATTATGCGCTTCTGTGGCTCCATTGGATCTGTATCCATGCTGCAGACTGTCTTTTGGGCCAATTTCGTATGGTGCAAACTTATTCGTAATTCTCTGAGGAACACGGAACGAATCCTGATAGCTAGTCTCATGCTTATTCTGATAGCCATGAAGCAGTGATGCGATTTGAGAGCTTTGAGGACTCGACTGCTGCAACAGTAGTACAGAAGAAGGTGATAGCCCTCGAACCATTGATGGCGAAAGCCGGGGGCTAGCATTGTACTGGGGTGTGGTGGACCAGCAATTACCATTCCTGGGCACCTGAATCCCATTATAAACATTACTAGCATTCTTTTCCTGTGGACCTCTCCAATATGACAGGATTGGCATGGTTTCTTGACCTTGCAAGACCTTACGGAATTGAAAGGATTCGCCTACAGTGGACGAATTCCGAGCATCTGCGTGATGTTGCCTGATGCTGTTTCCTCCAGCGTTAAAGGTGCTGAGGCTAGGATATCCCCTAATGTCTGACAGGTGATTCCTGGAAGCTTCAGCTCCGGCGTATGGAGAGCCGAAAGGAAATACTTCTTGGCCTTGCAAGACCTTTTGGAACCGTAGAGGCTCTCCAAAGTCCGAAACATCGCTCCCATCTGCAAGAAGCATTTGCACAATACTATATTAGTCTCAAACCACCATTTACAAATAGGGAGAAAAACAAAGATTCAAGGACTGATGCATATGTACGAACCTCTGTGAATGGGAGCATCGGGTTTTGCTGGTGGGAAGCCGATCCTATTTCTTTTGGTGCCCGACAACGCAAAGCTGTTGGGTCCAGACATAGGACCAGCTACATCGATCTCCCAAGGAGAAACCCGATTAAGACGATTGACTTCCATATCATCCCATCTAACCTGCACCAATCATTTGAATCTTCTGTTATACTAATACAGCAAAAGCATATGCACAGCATGGTACTTCCGATATGTGAACCAGCAACTAACCAGTAAGCACTTCCACTTTGAACCCGGCCATCTTGCAGGATCTACATCGCTGACGCCAACAATGAGGCCACTGCACCTGCCAAGTTAAAATTAGTCCTCTGATGCAGTGTAGGCAAGAAAGGTTTAAACTAGAAGAAACCAACCTTCTATCGGAAGAATCTTCTGTTTCAAATCGAATTTTGAACCGCATTCCACACGAAAAACTTTGTGTGAGACTCTTGCAAAACTTATGATGAGGCacaataatatctgatgaccgCACTCTACATAACATGACTAGAGATTCAGTTGCATGAAGTCGAAAATTAACTACAAAAGGACAAGCATacaattttttaaagaaaacaaGTTGCTGAAGAAAAGTataatatgatcacaaaaatgggACACACCCGCAGCGAAATAAAGATTAACAACAATACAGGATTCGACAATGATacagtaagaaaaaaaaatccagcGATTATCACGAAAAGGTAAACCTTTGGGCTGTGCTTGCAGACCCCCCTCCGTTGTCCGATTGCAGTTATAGTTCAAAGAATAAACAATGGAAGAGTAGTGGAATTTAAAACTGATCCAGCACAGACAAAAACAGAAAGGAAAAAACATTCCGTAGACTCATTATCTACAATATTGAGCCTAAATACACTTTCCTCTGCCAGCTTAGGGAACAGTAACTAGTGATTTGAGAACTACATTGGCAAAAGTCACCTGGTAAATAATGTACCTTGGATTATAACAAATGTCGAATGTACTCCTAGTGGATATGGCATTCACTACTGCAGCAATGCTGCTAGCATTGAACTGTTGGCTAGTGGGGGGGAGGACGGTTGCACCACTTTTGATTTGCACAGCTCTACGAATTCCAAGCCTGAGTTCTCCATCGCCACCTCTGCAACAATGTTCCGTTGTAAGAAGAATCAACCAATTTAACTATAGCCAAGTAAATGCATAACAATCCCAACCTTAGGAAAAGAACAGCATCTCCAGACACCAGCTTCTTCTTATTGACAAATGCACTCCAACCAGTAGTCAGCAAATGCCTTCGAGGCTGACCTGTGACACAACAAAATTGAGATCCTTTGTCTAATACAAAGGGTTTGAATAGCACTCACATACATTGTGACCACCCAAGTACGCATTATTGTTCACCTCTGTATATATGACGAAACTTCCACTCAATTCCATGTAAATCCTTAGCAACAAGCTCCTGTGAAGGCCTCTGTTGTTTGTAATCCTAAAAACAGAACACAACAGCTCAGCATTAGGACAAAAAAATCCTTTTCGGGGTTTGGCGAGGTCAGGGGGA
Coding sequences within:
- the LOC121773491 gene encoding auxin response factor 3-like isoform X2; protein product: MVMCGMIDLNTVDNEDEIASACGSPSSSAASGNLELATAPPPSVSMELWHACAGPLISLPKRGSAVVYFPQGHVEFLPEHPAVAYDLPPHVFCRVVDVKLHADAASDEVYSQVSLVPDQQIEQKWGEGIMESEVEDEDVEGVRKTMTPHMFCKTLTASDTSTHGGFSVPRRAAEDCFPPLDYKQQRPSQELVAKDLHGIEWKFRHIYRGQPRRHLLTTGWSAFVNKKKLVSGDAVLFLRGGDGELRLGIRRAVQIKSGATVLPPTSQQFNASSIAAVVNAISTRSTFDICYNPRVRSSDIIVPHHKFCKSLTQSFSCGMRFKIRFETEDSSDRSGLIVGVSDVDPARWPGSKWKCLLVRWDDMEVNRLNRVSPWEIDVAGPMSGPNSFALSGTKRNRIGFPPAKPDAPIHRDGSDVSDFGEPLRFQKVLQGQEVFPFGSPYAGAEASRNHLSDIRGYPSLSTFNAGGNSIRQHHADARNSSTVGESFQFRKVLQGQETMPILSYWRGPQEKNASNVYNGIQVPRNGNCWSTTPQYNASPRLSPSMVRGLSPSSVLLLQQSSPQSSQIASLLHGYQNKHETSYQDSFRVPQRITNKFAPYEIGPKDSLQHGYRSNGATEAHNSPTVSTHRPLLTQPLFRDSQNFVSMCKDSCRLFGFSLTEGINADNQAAASASAYEEQLHQPPLVAKVMASSYTKPRDLYAVRDRLLDIAL
- the LOC121773491 gene encoding auxin response factor 3-like isoform X1, giving the protein MVMCGMIDLNTVDNEDEIASACGSPSSSAASGNLELATAPPPSVSMELWHACAGPLISLPKRGSAVVYFPQGHVEFLPEHPAVAYDLPPHVFCRVVDVKLHADAASDEVYSQVSLVPDQQIEQKWGEGIMESEVEDEDVEGVRKTMTPHMFCKTLTASDTSTHGGFSVPRRAAEDCFPPLDYKQQRPSQELVAKDLHGIEWKFRHIYRGQPRRHLLTTGWSAFVNKKKLVSGDAVLFLRGGDGELRLGIRRAVQIKSGATVLPPTSQQFNASSIAAVVNAISTRSTFDICYNPRVRSSDIIVPHHKFCKSLTQSFSCGMRFKIRFETEDSSDRRCSGLIVGVSDVDPARWPGSKWKCLLVRWDDMEVNRLNRVSPWEIDVAGPMSGPNSFALSGTKRNRIGFPPAKPDAPIHRDGSDVSDFGEPLRFQKVLQGQEVFPFGSPYAGAEASRNHLSDIRGYPSLSTFNAGGNSIRQHHADARNSSTVGESFQFRKVLQGQETMPILSYWRGPQEKNASNVYNGIQVPRNGNCWSTTPQYNASPRLSPSMVRGLSPSSVLLLQQSSPQSSQIASLLHGYQNKHETSYQDSFRVPQRITNKFAPYEIGPKDSLQHGYRSNGATEAHNSPTVSTHRPLLTQPLFRDSQNFVSMCKDSCRLFGFSLTEGINADNQAAASASAYEEQLHQPPLVAKVMASSYTKPRDLYAVRDRLLDIAL